The nucleotide sequence CCATCTTACTGCGACGTCTAAAGCTTCACCTAGTACTCCGCTAAATTTTGGCCGAATTACAGACAACAGGCCATGTCCCCTTCGCTTCTGAAGATTTAGTTGAATCTCTGCCTGCAAGTAAAATGGAAAGTAAGATATATTATTGATAGTTTCTGAAAAGCTGGTTTTCTAAGTTAACATTAATCTCATAGCACATCCATACATAGGAATTTCGAACAACAGTATGAAGTGTAGACCATCAACAAACATGATGTTTACGCACACTCTATCAAGTGAGCCTAGTCTTTGTAGACAACAAAATATCCCCAAAAGACTTTCTGAACCTTCACTCAGTACTAGCACATAATGAACTATTAGTACGAATGTGCTTACCCTTTGAATCACCCCTCTCAGCGAGGCCAACTCCATCTCATCAAGTGGAAAGTGGCGTATCTGCAACCAGGCATGTGAAAAAATGTAAACCATCTGCAGCTGATTCTCAATTTCgcaaatcaaacaaaacatataGTTCACACAAGACAAGAGAATGCAATACCTCCAAAGTAGCGGACTGTTGTGGTTGATAACAAGCGTTAGCTCTTAATTGTCCCTTTTGcagagaaaaagagagcaaCTTTCCACTTTGTACATTTTCCTCAGAATTAGGCTGTAGTGGACCTATAAAGTCTAGTGTAAGACTTTCATCTGGCCGCCCCACAGCATCAAGCTAGATATGCaacaatactaaaaatattagtataaacATCATGGGTTAAACTATCTTACTATAAATCTGTTTAGAACACTGTTCAAATAAGAGATGAGACATACAGCCACAATTTTGACAAGATAGCCTTAATGACTTTAATAAAAAGACAATGAACTGAAGCAAAAGGCTTCAACAATTAAAGTTCTACTACTGCTACTTGTGTTACTGATACTGATGATACACCAAAAGTAAGAAAGCAGGTGATTACCTTGACATGATCACGAGAAACGCTCAAACGTCCAGCCAGTTGAGGGGCCAAAATCAACTGATTCAGCTTGAGACTTGAGATGGAAATTTCACCAACGAGGCTTGAAACTGCAGCTGCATCTTCACTTTTTTCTGACTCAGCGTCTCCATCATCTGTTGTACTGTGACGTTTTATCTTCCCCATGAATTTGATCCTTCCTGTAGCTTTTAAATGCGTAGGTCTTGGCGAATCAAATGGATAGGAAGGGACCAAACTGAAAAACTCAAAATTCCGCATACGCAAATCCAAATCCAGGCCCTCAACAACAAACGGCATGACGGTCTCCCCTTGAGTGAAGTCATCGTGAGACAAGCACTGGTCTCGGTATGAGGTATCTAGTTTTGTGTATAGATCAAAAGCAACAGATGATGAATTAACGATGATGTTATCATGTGATATCACAATATCTCCCCGAGCATCAGTTAAGGAGCCATCAGCTTTGGGTGCGGCCCATTTGATGTCAAATCTCCTGCACCCCAAAATTTAGATAAAGCAAGTAAGACAAGCACAAAACATAAGTGAACACTAACCATAGCCCAACAGAAAGGCAAGAGAATCTTACGGTTTCAAGAGGGCCCCAGAAAGTTTTGTCTCCCCAGTTAAATCACCTAACTTTAGCATCCCAGGATTAAGATATTCAGGCATATAACGATGCAGAACCTTATCAAATGATATATTTCCTGAAAAGTTCACATCCAGTGCTGTATCATCTACCTCCCCCTGTAGACATATAATACAATTTCagcattaaaaacaaaaacagaaacgcaaaaaaaaaaagaagtagtCTTTAGCATACAAATTGCTAGAGAAGAGGTGACAAAATGAAGATATGGGATGTCGACATGCTATGCATAATGTCCCTCACATGGATCTTATAAGACATCATCTTAAGAAAGCTAATTCAGCTCTTAAACAGCATACCTCTGGACAGATCCAAGCATTCCCTGCTCCACGAATCTCACCACCATCAACAAGGGTAGCTCTAATACCATATAAATCCGCAACCTATCAAATGAAATAAGCTAATGTGAGAATATTCGAAAATTTTAGACATAGACTGCTTCAAGAGGTGGAAACCGAAAATACTTACACAGTTGTCAGTGTTAAATGTGAAATTAGCAGAAAGATATGAAAATGGAACACGATCAAACGCTGCAACTGCACCAGCTTCCTTGTTTTTCAGCATCGACTCATATGCCACAGATGCAGGGAGATCTGGAGACAGGTAAGCTATCTTCCTAGAGACCATACAACTCCCCACAAAAACGGGAGCATCAAGCGGGCCTTGACAGTTGAATACAGCTGTTACAGAACCAGCCAGCTGCAGTCCAAGATGTGAGAAGGAATTGGCAAAAGATAAATGAGTCacgaagcaaaaaaaaaaaaagaaagaaaagacaaTATAGAATGAATGATACCGGGAAAGACAATGGCTTCATCTTGAATGTTTTCATCAAAGCATTAATTTCCACATAAGGAACCTAAAACAAAACATGAAGAATCAACACTTTAGAtgggaaaaacaaacaaatcagaCATTAAGATCAGGAAAGTCATCCTATGTAGCTACAATATTGACCCACATAATATCATTTCGTTTAGTCTTTGACTGTGATCTAGATCAGGGGTTTTACATAACATATGCTACCTGACACATCAGATGAAACTCCCCGTCATCAGGATGAATACCGAAATCTCCAGAAGCCTCCAAGGGAACCTTTCCAAACCAACCACTAGTATTATGAAGGAAAATGCGTTGGCCGCGGAACGACAAGCTGGCTGAGACATCCTGCAAAAACAAAATGAGATTTAAAGGTAGATTGAGTCACCAAATAAAACCTTGGACTGGCATCATATCTGAACAATTACATGGAAATACACATATCATAGATCGGTTCTATCGGACATGAAGTATATTACAAAGACATGGGAAGGCatattcagaaaaaaaacttaaaatcaagACATGAGAAGGCATATTCagaaaaaacttaaaatcaagACTTACAGAAAACGACGAAGGTGCATCATATATATGGAAGCCTAGTCCTGTGACATCAAGTTGTCCATGTAGGTTCGGAAATATTTCCCCTCTAGACATACACAGATGAACCTGCAATGCAAGAGAAGACAGTTAGGGGAAGGTGTTCAGAAGTTTGCTCAGAATATGTCACAGTTTATCATGCATATAGACTCCACCAATAAGGTGTTCTCTAGCCGGCTTGTAACAATGAAATGACTAACTAATTGGACATATTGTAACAGCAAGTAGAGATATTGTAcaaggaaactacaacagaaaaaatgaaaagggcaaaaacataaatcatagTAGATGATAAAACTTCAATTTTGCTAAGATGGTACAGAGTGGACATTAGAAAAGCACCTCACCAGTAGCTCTTCCCTTAGACCACTCAATTGGGATCTCTAGAATTCTTTCAAAAATCTGCAAAGATTGCAGAATAAAGAGATAAGTCAACCATTGCAATTGATACCATTCATAACTCATCTATTCAACATGATACCTTACCGGGATAAAGAAGTTGGCAACCTTCAAGTTTGCATGCCAATTCTGTTCCACAGTATCAACAAAAACATCAACAGACAAGAGCCCACCATCTTCAGATGTTACTTCTGACCTCCACATACTACAGTTTCCACCGAGTTGAACGTACACACGACCATAGTGATTCTGAAACTTAACATGCCCATGGATGTTCCTCATTTCTCTACATAATAAATGTTGTTTACCAAAATCAGTCACTTGTTAAGACCTCTACTTCTCTCAGGTTGCAATAAGTAATCAATGGAAACAAAACAATACTAATCTCTTATGATATATTAGGGTCTCATATCCACTTAAACCAATGCCAAAAGTCAAAAGGTGATGCTACGAATTTGAATGAACATTACAGTTACAGAGATAGATGACCGTTACCTGGGCTCTGTATCGCCATAAGCTAATAGAATAAGTGTCCCACCTTTAAACTGCACAGAATCAAGCATAAATGGTAGTGTCTTCTCATCAGAAACATCACTCAACTGAGAAGCCTTGTCAGCAGCATCACCCGTTAACTTCTTAGACGaaccatttaaaaaattaaacaccgCTTCTTTCAATTTCATGTTCCACGGCCAAGTAGGACGCAAATGATTTGCTACAGACTGATGATGCTCATGCTTTTTGAAAGCAAAGTCACGAGGTTGATTTCCACTTCGATTAGCATTCTGATTCACAACATTCATGGATATGTCTCCTCTCTGACTGCGTGAAGTCTCAGATTCAGTAGAGCTTCGTTCAGTTTGTAAGAGTCCACAGAGTCTATCAACAGTCATAAGGAATGGATCACGTGATACAGTGAATCTATCTAACGTCGTAGCCTTGGGCCCTTCTCCCCTCCCATCCAAACCATTAGATAATGAATGCTCCCCATAAGGCACATGATAATCATACTGATTGCTAGTTTCTCTCTCACCTTTGGCTAAAAGCATATCCAAACTCAACTCGTCAGACCTTTGCTGCGATAGGCCGTGGAAATAAGACAGAGCCGCTGAAGCACTCCGCTCAAGAATCCGCTTTTTGGCACTTACATCAGACATTGAGCTATTGTGTGATCTTGAATTCCACTTGAACTTATACTTCCTCGGTCCCTTCAACATTTTGGACAAGAACTTGAGCCCTGAGCCAGGGATCTTTACCCCAAACGATTTCTCCAACTCAGAGTGCTTCACATCGTAATCAGCCCCTGTGTCCATGCAATGCTGATCCGCAGAATGCATAACATTCTCATCATTGCAAGTAAAAGAGTTCAAATTCGCTATCTCACTCAAACGCCTATTGTGCTTCAACGCATCATCTTTACCTTGAGAGGAAGAATCTTTACACGGAACAACATAACCCATCTCCGCAGCTTTCCTCGCATCACTGTCCCTTTCACTATCCCAACGGACCCCTGCTTCCTCCCTAGAGACTCTCCGAGTTTTAGTCCGAGAATCAATCCCTTCTTCAGAGGACAAACGACTCTGCAAGCTAGCTTCGGAGAAAGGTATCCCTAACCAAGTGAAGTCTTTCTTCTGCGCAACCAAGACTGTCGGATTGTTCAGAATGGCATCAACCACAATCTTCCCCCTCCTCAAGCTAGCGAAAGGACGGACACAGAGCTTCATAGTTGGAACCTCACCGCAAGAGAACTCTTCACCATGAGGACCAGCCGAGCAGGCCTCAAGAGTTATGCACAGCGGCGAAACTCTTCTAACCTTACCGAAATCAACCTCACGCTGTATACTCTCACTAACCATAGAGCAAACAGACGGCAAAAGCTTAGTCTCCACAAAGGCGCGAGCTTTGTTCTGTCCGTACCAGACCAGCAAACAAACACCAGAGATCACAGCGAAGAAAACAGAACACCTGAGGAAAAACAAACCTTCTTCCCAAACGGGTGCCAAAGACTTAACCAAACCCCTGCTTCTAACAAAAGGCTCTTTCAGACACTTAACCTCCATAATCATCCTAGACTTGCTCAAAAGCTCTACATTTCTCCCACAGAAGCGAGAGAACTTGGCTAACCAATCGTTCTTATTCTCTGAGGAGATGCTACCACGCTTGCTGCGGAACGCTCTCCTACCACCATCAAAAGCATTGATTTTGCggcgaggaagaggaagaggaaggggaGTGCCAAGAAAAGGGCTTTGCAATCTCAGGCTCATTATCTGTCTTTGGGGACCAAGAAGTCGTGAGCTCTCTTAGTCCCCGAAAGATTCAGAATTTAAGACAACCCACGTTCCGGAATCCCGACATGAATTAGATGATGAGGCAAGACAGGTTCTTTGCGTGTGTGGACTGCACAAGTGTCTTAGATAATTAGGGTTTCAGAACTCTCTATTCAATCCCAGTGATAGAATTTTTGCGGTAAGGGATACAAATAGGATTATCAGAGACTCAAATTGAAGAAActtgagagagagatagagagagagatagagggGAAGGAACTCATACAGCAtatcatataaacaaaaaagcaTATCATATCAGGACTTGGCAACTAGTTTTCTGatgattttttagctaagacatTCCGTAGGGAActacttttcattggttgttttattttacatttcgTAAGACAATTTATAGCGAGTTATCCAAACCAATTCAAGTTTGAGCAATAAAATAGTCgtttgttgttaaaaaaaatcatgtctCATCTACTGATAGCAGAAAtcccaattaataataaagattgtGAATTCCAATTAAGTTGAAAGGTTTTATCTTTGTTTTAAAAGTTGTGTctattcatataaatatttttacaaaataactatatttaaattgaaaaaaatatgactatttaaatatattcaaataaaaaagttgtgactattcgTATAAATATTATTACCAATTAATTACAATAGTTGTGAATTCCAATTAAGTTAAAAGATTTTATCTTCATTTTAAAAGTTGTGACTACTCACATAagtatatttacaaaataataactaattttaaattgaaagaGCGCgactatttaaattaaaatattgtgactaattatataagtatcatttcaaaaagaagaacttttatattgaaaagatgtgactattcaaatagatctttgaaaatctataaatagtttATGTTCATGcctttcacaaaataaaaaaactattattaattatatcagttatttttattaattaatctatTATTAATAGATATAACTGACTTAACTTAATTATGAAAAGATGCAACTgttaaatatcaaatattcatCACCAAAAGGTGCATCTAATAGTTATGAAGATTGATATGAAAAGTTATGTATGTTGCTTATGTCTactcattatatatatatagtgtgtaTTGTACAACACTTGGATCTAAAATCCCATTCTTTTCAAAGACATTTTGTATTTCTTGTTTAATATATGTGTAAACGTTATTCACCAGCGGAAGAGATTGATCGTTCAAGTTAATAATTTGCCTTCAAAAGTACCAAGAGTGTCTAATACTTATATGCATCAGCAAAGATCAAAGATCCATTATTCCACTATTTTTCAACGAAGAAGGTTATTTTacattcatatttttaatatactgcttacatatttaatattcaaactatttgaatatataaatttaaatatttatttatgcaaGGAGTTCGTCATCATCCCCTGTTTATgatatacaattatttttacTCTCATATATAGTAGACTGATCGAtattcatttcttatattttaattttaaacgtTTTAACGTTAAAAGATTTTACGATTATTTTTaccccatatatatatatattaaatcaatcaatatttattccctatatgttaattttaaacatttgaAACAATTATATTCGATGGCCACTAATCAatgatgatttttagaatccGAATTACAGGTGAAACTATACAGTTCTAGAAACTCAACAGGTATTGACCTTTCAAGGAGAATCTGATCAACAGGTTTTCAAAAATGTTCCACCATCAAAGAGATTTAGCTAATCATTGATGATTTCATGTTTGATTCAGAATTACACTGGAAACTATACAGTTCTAGAAACTCAACAGCGTTGACCGTTAATTATTTGACCACTAGAATCAAGGAGAATCTGATCGGCAAGGTTTTCAATTCAAGAGGTTTTGcgcaaaaattttaatatttcaaatacGTGAagtaaaaaacactaaaatttaataGAAAGTAATATAGtggtttctttattttataatcTTTGCCACCCTGTTCATATTCTCTGATTATATCTGCTATAATCACAGTAACAAGCCAACCTTCGACAATCTAGCACAAACCTCCTTTTTCTAATACAACGATGTGCACATTCTTGACAAATATCAAGTGTGTCACTGGCAGCATGAGGTTTAATGTTTTCATCATGAAGCacttgattttttatttggatatcAAGTTGAGGGCTTGGTGCTTgacttgaaatattttttttatcttcagaaaaagtGTTTGCAAAAACAGTTGAGGTACCTACAAAGTTTTCAGTCATATATAGAGTTATTATATTCATTTAAGATATTaaagattttgaaaatgtataatattatatttatcacTGAAATTCAACTTACATGACATAAAAATTACTAGAagagttgcaaaaaaaaaggcCAGATTTCATCTTTTTGGAAATTTAGTAGTAGTTAAGAATACCGATTTTAAATTctatttgttttgataatttattgtGATGTTTTAAAAGTTTGATGCCTTcctatttataaaagttttcaCAAATGTTACATAAGAGCAATGTTTTAAATTACAGTTTGTGATAGTAATAATCACAAAAGAAACTGCTAACTTTTAGATCTTTTTACGAAACTATATGGAACTGCAGTTACTTTTTTGTATGGTGAAATGTTAAAAAATGTAATGAGACAGTGCAATGCCCAATTGTATGTACACATAGTAAAAATGATTGTGTTAATATGATGAAATTAAAAGTTTGAATATTTACAGTTCACAGGAAATTATGATcagtttcaaaaattttaagcGACGTTTTTAGATATTGTAAATTAGAAGGACCTCCTTGCAGATGAATGTAAAGGATGTTATGTTTTCATTAAGTGCATCCATTCAATTTGAAGCCCAAAATATGTATTTTCCATCAAAATGTTCAATATTTATACTCGTTTCAGCGTCCTCCCCCCAAAATTTTTCTACAGCGTCCTTTGCGGATTAGGGTTAAAAttgttaaactttttttttatctccatTCACTTCTTTTGGATTCTGCAAAGAAATAAACAAGATTTcttgtattttaataattacagTTGAATGGTTTTAGCTTTGAAAATTTCTGGTTATATTGTAGcttgttttaattgtttttgtaaggttctatttttttttccaaaatgttCCACCATCAAAGATATTTAGCTAATCAATGACGATTTTCTGTTTGATTCTGAATTACAGTGGAAACAATACAGTTTTAGAAACTCAACAGCGTTGACCGCTCTTTATTTGGCCACTGGAATCAAGGAGACTCTCATGGGCAATGTTTTCAATTCCACAggttttgggaaaaaaaaattaaatttcaatatgATTGTCAAGGTTCTGGGACGGGTTCCAGACTGGTATGTGGCACACTGATAAGCGCCTTAAATCGTTAGTCAGACTCGGCAAATTTCATCTTTCAACTGAGTGCAATTTAACCGATTTATGACCTTATATACAAGTATTTCAAGACTTGTTACCATGTCTTGATAGCTTTGGTCAGAGGCTTTCAGTTGGTGTCTTGACATTAATTTTGGATCGTCTTTTGATTATTGTTGATTTTTCACGATCATCATATGATTATCAGTTTTTGTAACATCCATCCAAAATTTGATCAGCGGTGAGTTATAGTTTCTTgataaagaatatatatttattttatcagttcgttttaaaatataacttatacAAGAGTTCAAACTTGTAGGCTCtagattttcattattttaactATGAAAGatattttcttatgtattttttttaggaATTACAATTTATTTAAACGAGCAAAATCAGTACTATCTCCACcgtaaattttgaataaaaactcATTACTTTAGTATAATCATTTCGTTTTGAtatgtcaatttttttgtttttacaaaatatttgcaCCCATATATATCCAACAAACTAGTTAACTTAAAAAATATGTGAagtaaaaaacactaaaatttaatagaaagtaatataatggtttctttattttatatttgaattccAAAATACGTCTTAGTGATTAATGCACTATAATCTTTGCCACGCAGTTCATATTCTCTGATTATATCTTCTATAATCACAGTAACAAGCCAACCTTCGACAATCTAGCATAAACCTCCTTTTTCTAATACAATGATGTGTACATTCTTGACAAAAATCAAGTGTGTCACTGGCAGCATGAGGTTTAATGTTTTCATCATGAAGCacttgattttttatttggatattaAGTTGAGGGCTAGGTGCTTGACTTGAAATATCTgttttatcttcagaaaaagaGTTTGCAAAAATACTTGAGGTACCTACAAAGTTTTCAGTCATATATAGAGTTATTagatattcatttaaaatattaaagattttgaaaatgtatgaTATTATATTTATCACTGAAAATCAACTTACATGACATAAAAATTACTAGAATAGTTGCAAACAAAAAGCGAGATTCCATACTTTTGGAAATTTAGTAGTAGTTAAGAATTACCGATTTTAAATTctatttgttttgataatttattgtGATGTATTAAAAGTTTGATGccttcatatttataaaagttttcaaaaatgttacaaaagagcaattttttaaattacagtTTTTGATAGTAATCAGCACAAAAGAAACTGTTAATTTTTAGATACTTTTACGAAACTATATGGAACTGCAGTTACTTTTTTGTATGGTGAAATGTTAAAAATTGTAATGAGACGGTGCAATGCCCAATTGTATGTACACATAGTAAAAATGATTGTGCTAATATGATGAAATTAAAAGTTTGAATATTTACAGTTCACAGGGATTTTATGAtcagtttcaaattttaaagcgacgtttttaaatattgtaaaataGAAAGACCACCTTGCAGATGAATATAAATGACGTGATGTCTTCATCAAGTGCATTCATTCAATTTGAAGCCCAAAATATGTATTTTCCATCAAAATGTTCAATATGTATACTCATTTCAGCGTCCTCCTCCCAAACTTTTTCTACAGCCTCCTTTGCGGATTAGGGTTAAAAttgttgaactttttttttaatccccATTCACCTGTTTTAGATTCTGCAAGAAATAAACGAGATTTcttgtattttaataattacagTTGAATGGTTTTAGTTTCAAaaatgggcaaatctc is from Brassica napus cultivar Da-Ae chromosome A4, Da-Ae, whole genome shotgun sequence and encodes:
- the LOC106446814 gene encoding protein TIC236, chloroplastic, with translation MSLRLQSPFLGTPLPLPLPRRKINAFDGGRRAFRSKRGSISSENKNDWLAKFSRFCGRNVELLSKSRMIMEVKCLKEPFVRSRGLVKSLAPVWEEGLFFLRCSVFFAVISGVCLLVWYGQNKARAFVETKLLPSVCSMVSESIQREVDFGKVRRVSPLCITLEACSAGPHGEEFSCGEVPTMKLCVRPFASLRRGKIVVDAILNNPTVLVAQKKDFTWLGIPFSEASLQSRLSSEEGIDSRTKTRRVSREEAGVRWDSERDSDARKAAEMGYVVPCKDSSSQGKDDALKHNRRLSEIANLNSFTCNDENVMHSADQHCMDTGADYDVKHSELEKSFGVKIPGSGLKFLSKMLKGPRKYKFKWNSRSHNSSMSDVSAKKRILERSASAALSYFHGLSQQRSDELSLDMLLAKGERETSNQYDYHVPYGEHSLSNGLDGRGEGPKATTLDRFTVSRDPFLMTVDRLCGLLQTERSSTESETSRSQRGDISMNVVNQNANRSGNQPRDFAFKKHEHHQSVANHLRPTWPWNMKLKEAVFNFLNGSSKKLTGDAADKASQLSDVSDEKTLPFMLDSVQFKGGTLILLAYGDTEPREMRNIHGHVKFQNHYGRVYVQLGGNCSMWRSEVTSEDGGLLSVDVFVDTVEQNWHANLKVANFFIPIFERILEIPIEWSKGRATGEVHLCMSRGEIFPNLHGQLDVTGLGFHIYDAPSSFSDVSASLSFRGQRIFLHNTSGWFGKVPLEASGDFGIHPDDGEFHLMCQVPYVEINALMKTFKMKPLSFPLAGSVTAVFNCQGPLDAPVFVGSCMVSRKIAYLSPDLPASVAYESMLKNKEAGAVAAFDRVPFSYLSANFTFNTDNCVADLYGIRATLVDGGEIRGAGNAWICPEGEVDDTALDVNFSGNISFDKVLHRYMPEYLNPGMLKLGDLTGETKLSGALLKPRFDIKWAAPKADGSLTDARGDIVISHDNIIVNSSSVAFDLYTKLDTSYRDQCLSHDDFTQGETVMPFVVEGLDLDLRMRNFEFFSLVPSYPFDSPRPTHLKATGRIKFMGKIKRHSTTDDGDAESEKSEDAAAVSSLVGEISISSLKLNQLILAPQLAGRLSVSRDHVKLDAVGRPDESLTLDFIGPLQPNSEENVQSGKLLSFSLQKGQLRANACYQPQQSATLEIRHFPLDEMELASLRGVIQRAEIQLNLQKRRGHGLLSVIRPKFSGVLGEALDVAVRWSGDVITVEKTILEQSNSRYELQGEYVLPGSRDRDLGQKEAGSFLMRAMTGHLGSVISSVGRWRMRLEVPKAEVAEMLPLARLLSRSTDPAVLSRSKDLFIQSVQKLCLQADNLRDLLEEIRGYYTPASEVILEDLSLPGLAELKGHWHGSLDASGGGNGDTLAEFDFHGDDWEWGTYKTQRVLATGSYSNDDGLRLKEMLIQKGNATLHADGTLLGPKTNLHFAVLNFPVSLIPTLVEVVESSASDLVHSLRQLLSPIKGILHMEGDLRGSLEKPECDVQVRLLDGAVGGIDLGRAEVFASLTSNSRFLFNSNFEPFVQNGHVHIQGSVPVSFSQKDISEGEDRETDKGGAVKVPSWAKEKEDDEKRTSRERSEEGWDSQLAESLKGLNWNILDAGEVRLEADIKDGGMTLLTAISPYANWLQGNADIRLQVGGTVGNPILDGSASFHRASISSPVLRKPLTNFGGTLHVKSNRLCITSLESRVSRRGKLVVKGNLPLRSNEASSGDSIELKCEVLEVRAKNFLSGQVDTQLQISGSMLQPTISGNIKLSHGEAYLPHDKGGGAAPLNRLAANQSRIPGASINQAVASRYFARFFGTEPVSSRMKFSQTTGESSSVEKEIEEVRMKPNMDIRLSDLKLVLGPELRIVYPLILNFAISGELELDGMAHPKYLKPKGILTFENGDVNLVATQVRLKREHLNVAKFEPEHGLDPLLDLALVGSEWQFRIQSRASNWQDKLVVTSTRSVEQDALSPSEAAKVFESQLAESILEGDGQLAFKKLATATLDALMPRIEGKGEFGQARWRLVYAPQIPSLLSVDPTVDPLKSLASNISFGTEVEVQLGKRLQASVVRQMKDSEMAMQWTLIYKLTSRLRVLLQSAPSKRLLFEYSATSQD